A portion of the Lolium rigidum isolate FL_2022 chromosome 1, APGP_CSIRO_Lrig_0.1, whole genome shotgun sequence genome contains these proteins:
- the LOC124691898 gene encoding protein virilizer homolog, with protein MGRPEPVVLFAQTILHSQLDEYVDEVLFSEPVVITACEFLEQNASPSTPNISLVGATSPPSFALEVFVHCDGESRFRRLCLPFLYSHSSSNVLEVEAIVTNHLVLRGTYRSLTLVIYGNTAEDLGQFNIELGLDHSLANVVSSPSEGKFEDLPPALHSSKFKFEESLSSLKPLSFQSTDLDLSLEVKKILYLALKMYQVPSVENLIPDLGSAVISAVSKYVTTSNCMPHSWNQDLADGFNKSNLDPQGSNNIHTEVSEELLEIWKNVHSVAATRNGDNGFAFVLEEIPTTKILFELFNSCFPYYGDSSLLDLQCPSQNNWLVMSLSLVLLICSSKESCFYFVDAGGMEQIVNLLCWKTPKSTATTLLLLGIVENATRHGVGCEAFLGWWPRNDQNCIPTGSSDGYCSLLKLLLEKERHDIASRATYLLQRLRFYEILSRYESAVVKVVSDLPSDELSTDAVSFLIFASNELAEMSKLINMCGPIEDPSAVAIARRLSKSSRLEDSLSFKATVALITSSKYSFLQFDTDSCLLSLIQERGFFPLSAALLSSPVMHLASGPAAEILMEITSSIESILLSLLFSRSGLSFLLSQPEATELIVLSLQDGKDMNKTECITLRHAFVLLSKGFFCRPQEVGMITELHLKVGSAANRLLAVPPNSDELLWVLWELCAISRSDSGRQALLALGYFPEAISVLLSSLSSYKDLDSTMTKDGGSPLGLAIFHSAAEILEVLVADSTASSLKSWIEFATDLHKALHSSSPGSNRKDAPTRLLEWIDAGVIYQRNGAVGLLRYSAILASGEDAHFSSGNVLVSDSMDVENVVSDSNNTSDGQVIDNLLGKLVANKYFDGVALSSTSVVQLTTAFRILAFISEDKAVASSLFEEGAITVIYIVLMNCKSMLERLSNSYDYLVDEGAELSSTTELLLDRTHEQALVDLMTPSLVLLINLLQILHGTKEQYRNKKLLTALLRLHREVSPRLAACAADLSFMFPSFAVSFGVVCQLITSALACWPLYNWAPGLFHCLLENVEPTNASVPLGPKDACSLLCLLGDLFPDEGIWIWNVEVPSLSAIRSLSTGTVLGPQVEKQVNWHLRPEHVAILLVRLMPQLDRLARVIDNFATSALMVIQDMLRIFVVRVASEKIECAVVLLRPIFIWLNDKVDGTSLSEGEVFKVHQLLKFIAKLSEHPNGKVLLWKMGVARVLKKLLQNCSSASYLEDKMSERGAHRSDQLMLKWRIPLFRCLASIFSAHPSTKEQTAIEESSENASAEECSSIMHHLLVLCQVLPVGREMFACSMAFKEVASSYICRNAVPLIFSQIQTPNQDDEEKNESDYHDSSNMDNWRCFTPLLKCFKRLLKYVDANHPTDYCVQTIYSFILGAIALSQYGDSFEGLIILRCLLGHSFDSSLALKPTDDSLNEGIVLLKTFKERIHQGYDDLSRPVGKSLLNQVQSSITLLCSILENSGLLEDSVQMVLEGTYLPFGVVRSVVMTSRLMPSIASVNHEYVLFFSNAWKFIADSEEPVEGEFSKRLVWELPDSSLERPGQSASRKLALGEAASRRIKDNQATEPTGQFTRGLSTASASTGHARRDTFRHRKPNTSRPPSMHVDDYVARERNIDGASSASNVVNSTPRGTLSGRPPSIHVDEFMARQRERQNPVPAPSGDVPQVKSQTSLDDNTRAKTEKLQQPKADLDDDQEIDIVFDAESESDDKLPFPQPDDNLPPPVIVGENSPGPVVEETENQNEKSPFSHRDMPVSKNSDSLGADLSSQTAMPPEANVSLERKDSVSSPEKNVFSDQADEPAYISSRNKRPAEAPLRQLRPNNYQKRSPYKLSESSVSSGSHGHDHRLSKNQPPLPPMPLPTYSMPTQSPDSSQRRSSSYSARDGPPPYQSNYPVQPFEASMPTAFVGLQAQTEHALANNGTSSSNAPSADGNFLWNNFPVNRLSMEHLSSGSSARPMPPLPPTYSVPATQHGAMSSGSPASLYNQGNSVVQPSLSSSLMNEANSVMNSASGSAFLSSMLPSFASQFLMGRPPMPTQIYGTSLQHVQLSSSLPQNVSNPQASVSSMQSRPPPPPPLPQQPHPSQTQQHLGSVQWQQHQEQAQSYAQSSMQPQMALQFQNQIPVPQMQFYQSQQEFAGQTMRQVGEQSQVVNQSIQAGSSSQQQRDTDIDLQKFFSSPEAIQSLLADRERLTDLLEKNPKLMNKLEAVLRQQ; from the exons ATGGGGCGCCCGGAGCCGGTCGTGCTGTTCGCGCAGACGATCCTCCACTCCCAGCTGGACGAGTACGTCGACGAG GTGCTATTTTCTGAACCTGTTGTGATTACTGCCTGTGAGTTTCTTGAGCAAAATGCGTCTCCTTCTACACCAAACATATCTCTTGTTGG TGCGACATCCCCACCATCATTTGCTTTGGAAGTCTTTGTTCACTGCGATGGGGAGTCTCGGTTTAGGCGCCTTTGCCTGCCTTTCTTGTATTCACACTCCTCATCCAATGTGCTTGAAGTTGAG GCTATTGTAACAAATCATCTAGTGCTGCGGGGAACTTATCGCAGCCTCACTCTTGTAATTTATGGGAATACTGCCGAAGACCTAGGCCAATTCAACATAGAACTAGGCCTGGATCATTCTCTTGCCAATGTGGTTAGCTCTCCATCAGAGGGGAAGTTTGAAGACCTTCCACCAGCACTACACTCATCCAAATTTAAATTTGAAGAGTCATTATCTTCGCTGAAACCATTGAGTTTTCAGTCCACAGATTTGGACCTATCACTTGAAGTGAAGAAAATACTCTATTTAGCGCTTAAAATGTACCAAGTACCCAGTGTTGAAAATCTGATTCCTGACCTAGGAAGTGCAGTTATATCAGCTGTTTCAAAATATGTAACTACTTCTAACTGCATGCCACATAGTTGGAATCAAGACTTGGCAGATGGCTTCAACAAGAGTAATCTTGATCCTCAGGGAAGTAATAATATTCACACTGAAGTTAGCGAGGAGCTCTtggaaatttggaaaaatgtccaTTCTGTTGCTGCTACTCGTAACGGTGACAATGGCTTTGCCTTTGTACTGGAGGAGATTCCCACGACCAAAATTCTATTTGAGTTGTTTAACAGTTGTTTCCCATATTACGGGGACTCTTCATTACTTGATCTACAATGCCCTTCTCAG aataacTGGTTGGTGATGTCCCTGAGTTTGGTTCTTCTAATATGCTCCTCAAAAGAGAGTTGCTTTTATTTTGTTGATGCTGGTGGGATGGAGCAAATTGTTAATCTGCTCTGTTGGAAGACCCCCAAATCTACAGCTACTACATTGCTTCTCTTAGGTATTGTTGAGAATGCTACTCGGCATGGTGTTGGATGTGAAGCTTTCTTGGGATGGTGGCCACGGAATGATCAGAACTGTATACCCACTGGTAGTAGTGATGGCTACTGTTCTTTACTGAAGCTTCTACTGGAAAAAGAAAGACACGATATCGCCTCTCGTGCTACATATCTTCTTCAACGTTTGCGATTTTATGAGATATTATCTAGATACGAG TCTGCTGTGGTGAAGGTGGTTTCCGATCTACCTTCCGATGAACTTTCCACAGACGCTGTTTCTTTTCTTATTTTTGCAAGTAACGAGCTAGCTGAGATGTCG AAATTGATAAATATGTGTGGCCCTATTGAAGATCCTTCGGCAGTGGCTATTGCTAGAAGATTATCCAAGTCTAGTCGTTTGGAAGATTCACTCTCATTCAAAGCAACAGTTGCTCTTATAACTTCTTCCAAGTACAGCTTCTTGCAGTTCGATACCGATTCATGTTTGTTATCTCTTATCCAG GAAAGAGGTTTTTTCCCTTTGTCAGCGGCCTTGTTATCATCACCTGTAATGCATTTGGCAAGTGGGCCTGCTGCTGAAATTTTGATGGAGATAACATCGTCAATTGAATCCATTCTCCTCTCCCTTCTTTTTAGCCGTTCAG GGTTATCTTTTTTGCTCAGTCAACCTGAAGCAACTGAGCTTATTGTTCTTTCTCTTCAAGATGGCAAAGATATGAATAAAACAGAATGCATAACTCTTAGACATGCCTTTGTTCTTCTGTCGAAAGGATTCTTCTGCCGCCCCCAGGAAGTTGGAATGATCACAGAGCTACATCTTAAAGTG GGAAGTGCTGCCAATAGGCTTCTTGCAGTTCCTCCAAATTCTGATGAGCTTTTGTGGGTTCTGTGGGAACTTTGTGCTATTTCGAG GTCCGATTCAGGTCGCCAAGCATTATTAGCTCTTGGCTACTTCCCTGAG GCAATATCAGTTCTATTGAGTTCCCTCTCTTCGTACAAGGATCTCGATTCAACCATGACTAAAGATG GAGGGTCTCCATTGGGTCTTGCAATCTTCCATTCGGCTGCAGAAATTCTTGAAGTCTTGGTTGCAGATTCAACTGCTTCATCACTGAAGTCATGGATTGAATTTGCTACTGATCTGCACAAGGCGTTGCATTCATCTTCTCCAGGTTCAAACAGGAAAGATGCTCCAACAAGGTTGCTTGAATGGATTGATGCTGGTGTTATATATCAGAGAAATGGTGCTGTTGGGCTTCTTCGTTATTCTGCTATTCTGGCTTCTGGTGAAGATGCCCATTTTTCTTCTGGAAATGTACTCGTGTCAGATTCGATGGATGTCGAGAATGTAGTTTCAGATTCAAATAATACTTCAGATGGTCAAGTCATAGACAATCTTCTTGGGAAGCTTGTTGCAAACAAGTACTTTGATGGAGTTGCTCTGTCCAGCACTTCTGTGGTTCAGTTAACAACAGCCTTCCGTATTTTAGCATTTATTTCAGAAGATAAG GCTGTGGCTTCCTCCCTGTTTGAAGAAGGTGCAATTACTGTTATATACATAGTCCTGATGAACTGCAAGTCTATGCTTGAACGCTTGTCAAATAGTTACG ATTACCTTGTCGATGAAGGGGCTGAACTAAGTTCTACTACAGAATTGCTTTTAGACCGAACTCATGAACAAGCCCTAGTTGATCTCATGACTCCCTCTCTTGTCTTGCTGATAAACCTCCTCCAGATATTACAT GGAACAAAGGAACAATATCGCAACAAAAAACTTCTTACTGCTCTTCTGCGCTTACACCGAGAAGTCAG CCCAAGACTAGCAGCTTGTGCGGCAGATCTGTCTTTCATGTTTCCTAGTTTTGCTGTAAGCTTTGGTGTGGTTTGCCAGCTTATTACTTCAGCACTTGCTTGCTGGCCATTGTATAATTGGGCACCTGGTCTGTTTCATTGCCTTCTTGAAAATGTTGAGCCCACTAATGCATCAGTACCATTAGGTCCAAAAGATGCCTGCAGTCTCCTTTGTCTCCTG GGTGATCTTTTCCCTGATGAAGGCATATGGATATGGAATGTTGAAGTTCCTTCGCTGAGTGCTATTAGATCGTTGAGTACCGGAACAGTTCTAGGGCCTCAAGTTGAGAAACAAGTGAACTGGCACCTCCGTCCTGAACATGTGGCCATCTTACTTGTAAGGTTGATGCCGCAACTTGATAGACTTGCGCGTGTCATTGACAACTTTGCTACTTCG GCCTTGATGGTTATACAAGACATGCTTCGGATCTTCGTTGTTCGTGTTGCCTCTGAAAAGATCGAGTGTGCGGTGGTTCTTCTGCGGCCAATTTTTATTTggctgaatgataaggttgatggaaCTTCCCTGTCAGAGGGAGAGGTCTTTAAG GTGCATCAGTTGCTTAAGTTCATTGCAAAATTATCAGAACACCCAAATGGCAAG gtattgctatggaaaaTGGGAGTTGCACGGGTTCTTAAGAAGTTGTTACAGAATTGCAGCAGCGCATCTTACTTGGAAGATAAGATGTCCGAAAGAGGAGCTCACAGAAGCGACCAACTTATGCTCAAATGGAGGATTCCTTTATTCAGATGTCTTGCATCCATATTTAGTGCCCACCCATCTACTAAAGAGCAGACTGCTATTGAAGA GTCTTCGGAGAATGCTAGTGCTGAGGAGTGCTCTTCTATCATGCATCACCTCTTGGTCTTATGCCAG GTTTTGCCAGTTGGACGGGAAATGTTTGCTTGTTCCATGGCATTCAAGGAAGTGGCTTCTTCCTATATCTGTAGAAATGCAGTACCTTTGATATTTTCACAAATCCAAACTCCCAACCAAGATGACGAGGAGAAAAATGAGAGTGACTATCATGACTCATCAAATATGGATAACTGGCGTTGCTTTACCCCTTTGTTGAAATGCTTCAAGCGACTCCTAAAATATGTTGATGCTAATCATCCAACAGATTATTGTGTACAAACAATTTATTCCTTCATACTTGGTGCTATTGCCCTCAGCCAGTACGGTGACAG TTTTGAGGGTCTCATTATATTGAGGTGTCTGTTGGGGCACTCCTTTGACAGTAGTCTTGCATTGAAACCCACTGACGATAGTTTGAATGAGGGTATAGTCTTACTGAAGACTTTCAAAGAGAGGATACACCAGGGCTATGATGATTTGTCACGTCCTGTTGGGAAGTCTCTTCTAAATCAG GTCCAGAGTTCCATCACATTGCTGTGTTCTATTCTCGAGAATTCTGGGCTACTAGAAGATTCAGTGCAGATGGTTCTTGAAGGCACTTACTTGCCATTTGGAGTGGTTCGCTCTGTTGTAATGACATCTCGTCTAATGCCATCCATAGCCTCTGTAAACCACGAATATGTTCTCTTCTTTTCCAATGCCTGGAAGTTTATTGCTGATTCAGAAGAACCTGTCGAGGGTGAATTTTCAAAGAGGCTGGTGTGGGAGTTGCCTGATTCTTCTCTTGAGAGACCTGGCCAATCTGCTAGTAGAAAACTGGCATTAGGAGAAGCTGCAAGTAGACGTATAAAAGACAATCAAGCAACTGAACCTACTGGACAGTTTACTCGAGGTTTAAGTACAGCTAGTGCCTCTACAGGTCATGCACGTAGAGACACTTTCCGCCATCGGAAACCAAACACAAGTAGACCACCTTCAATGCATGTAGATGATTATGTTGCAAGAGAGAGGAACATAGATGGTGCAAGTAGTGCCTCAAATGTTGTAAATTCTACTCCGCGTGGAACACTTAGTGGAAGACCTCCATCTATTCATGTTGATGAATTTATGGCAAGGCAGAGGGAGCGTCAAAATCCTGTCCCAGCCCCATCTGGGGATGTACCTCAAGTAAAAAGTCAGACAAGTCTGGATGACAACACCCGCGCTAAGACGGAGAAACTGCAACAACCGAAGGCTGAtcttgatgatgatcaagaaattGATATAGTCTTCGATGCAGAATCAGAGTCAGATGACAAACTTCCTTTTCCTCAACCAGATGATAATCTGCCACCTCCTGTCATTGTTGGGGAAAATTCTCCAGGTCCAGTTGTTGAGGAGACAGAGAACCAGAATGAAAAAAGTCCCTTTTCTCATAGAGACATGCCTGTCTCAAAGAACAGTGATAGTCTTGGTGCTGACTTATCTTCCCAGACAGCTATGCCTCCAGAAGCTAATGTTTCTTTGGAGCGAAAAGATTCTGTTTCTAGCCCAGAGAAGAATGTGTTCAGTGATCAGGCTGATGAACCTGCATATATTTCCTCTCGTAACAAGCGTCCTGCAGAGGCACCTCTTCGACAGTTGCGTCCTAACAATTATCAGAAGAGAAGTCCATATAAGTTATCCGAGAGTTCTGTTTCATCTGGATCTCATGGACATGATCATAGGCTTTCCAAAAACCAGCCACCTCTGCCACCAATGCCACTACCAACCTATTCCATGCCTACGCAAAGTCCTGATTCAAGTCAAAGACGGTCATCATCTTACAGCGCCAGGGATGGACCACCACCTTATCAGTCTAATTATCCTGTACAACCTTTTGAAGCTAGCATGCCTACTGCTTTTGTGGGGCTTCAG GCTCAAACTGAACATGCCCTGGCAAACAACGGTACTTCATCATCAAATGCTCCCAGTGCAGATGGCAATTTCTTGTGGAACAATTTCCCAGTAAATAGGCTCTCTATGGAGCACTTGAGCTCTGGTTCATCTGCCCGGCCGATGCCACCCCTTCCTCCAACTTATTCAGTTCCTGCAACCCAACATGGTGCAATGAGCTCTGGCTCTCCTGCATCACTGTATAACCAAGGCAATAGTGTTGTCCAGCCTTCCCTGTCTTCATCGCTCATGAATGAGGCGAATTCAGTCATGAATTCTGCATCTGGCAGCGCATTTCTGTCCAGTATGCTTCCATCATTTGCTTCACAATTTCTAATGGGCAGGCCTCCAATGCCTACTCAAATTTATGGAACCTCTCTTCAACATGTTCAACTCTCATCTAGCCTTCCGCAGAATGTTTCCAATCCTCAGGCTTCTGTTTCCTCAATGCAATCacggccacctccaccgccaccactacCTCAGCAGCCTCATCCATCGCAGACTCAGCAACATCTTGGCTCTGTTCAATGGCAGCAACACCAAGAGCAGGCTCAGTCATATGCACAAAGTAGTATGCAGCCACAGATGGCTTTGCAGTTTCAGAACCAGATTCCTGTTCCTCAGATGCAATTTTACCAGAGTCAGCAGGAGTTTGCTGGGCAAACAATGAGACAAGTGGGTGAACAATCACAAGTTGTGAACCAGAGTATACAAGCTGGTAGTTCATCTCAACAGCAGAGAGACACAGATATCGATCTACAGAAATTTTTCTCATCTCCGGAAGCTATTCAG AGCTTACTAGCTGATCGCGAGAGGCTTACCGACCTTTTGGAGAAGAACCCAAAACTGATGAATAAGCTTGAGGCGGTGCTCAGGCAGCAATAA